In the Nothobranchius furzeri strain GRZ-AD chromosome 1, NfurGRZ-RIMD1, whole genome shotgun sequence genome, CATCCTGATACTGATGGAGAGTTAAACTGATGGAAACCTCCAACTACAGGaagagtaaaaaagaaaaaaacaagctGGTATTAAAATTACTTTATAATATTAACACATTCAATACATATAATGTAAAATAAGTACAATAaaaattacttttattttaaCAAACCTTTCAGGTATTTTAGGTGCAAATATCAACATCAGCTATTAACTATTCTTCTCTAATGAACGACAACTCAGCTGCAGCTTGTGCAAAATCTCTCTgtgctctctctatctctctctctctcacacacacacacgcacacacacacgcacgcacgcatgcacgcacacacacacacacacacacacacacacacacacacacacacaagtatttATTTAAGTTCCTGATTAGCAGCAGTAACTCCTGCATGAGATGAACATCTGTGTGTTCACACAGAGCTGTTTCATGTGGTTTTAGCTGCAAATGATAAACACTTTTAGTAAAGTTCCTCTTTAGAAGCTGAGTGTTTCTCACATCATCCTCCTTCATCTGTCTTCTGTTAGAGGAGATCActcaatcatgcacataggaccttgaggggtgggcaagtcaggggggcaggtatggatcccatttctgcattcctgtggcagcttgCCCCCAATTTTatgtgcacattaaacacttccaccaacgacatttcacgcaaacacacacttagggccttgggagtgagcacattcaacggcatttgacaaggggatttttcagcctcatcccgagtgccggtgcccacttccaattttaaactgcacttagacacagagggctgtgggtgcaagtagggtgatgtggtggcatcagctggcgtaggccagacgatgcctgcactgtatCGTTCTGAgctgcagctcacagggcttcacacgCCTGAATAAACATCTTCAAGTCATCAACGTGAACTGTCACagattatcactcacccaatcacctgtttTGACGTTATTTCCCCGCGAATCGTAGTTCTatttgtagtcccagtctttcggctttttcttgtgcttttttgcaataatacatttagacaaacacatcctacacacatcacacacccactacaaactcccaacacaccactacgaacgttttgatgaacTGCGGACAAATTCCTCGAGGCGTACAGCGCCGGATGAGGATGTAGTTTCCGTTTCCTCATCCGCCCCAGATTCTGCTGGCAGTGGGGAGAAAGCTGACTTTATCAAAGGAGTTGATTCGTCGTACGACCTGTATGTATAAATTCATGAAATATTCattataattgttattattagtgagagaaagAGAAAACTAAATACTACTGAAACATTTGCTACAAATACTGCTGAACAGTTTTGCTCTTTTCTGTGTGCAGTTGTGATGAAGTTGAAGAGGAAACTGAGGTCTCCTGCACCTCTGAGGCTTCCTGGGTACCAGAGAGAGGCAGAGGAAGAGGAAGGAGTCAGAGGAGAGGccctccaggaaagagaggcAAGCGCTCCAAGTCAGAGACTGTTTGTTTTCATGAAGCTGCCTGGAAAAGTGAAAAGGACCCTGACAACTTCTCACATCCTCCACCACATATCCTGCCAAAGAAAGGCCAGGTACACAGCCACCTGTTACAGAACATGTGAACAATCCTTCTCCATCTGAGCTGTTCAAGATGTATGTTGACAGGGCTGATATCAAAAACTCTGTGTGCCAACACTAATAAAAATGCAGAAAAAATTATTGCTGCAGCCAAAAATTATAATAGACTGAGGCGACGGATCCTGAGATGTATCAGTACATCGGGATAACACTGTATGTGGGGATTTTAAAGATGCCAAAGGTCAGAGATTTTTGGCGTGCCATATCCTCCCAAGATCATGTCCAGAGACTGGTTCCTCACCATTACTTGGAATATTCATATGAGTGACCTTGTGGAAGATGCCCTCAATGACAGCAAAAAAGGCTCAGATGACAATGACTTCACAGAATGCGCCCCCTGTAAGGCAGTTTATGTGTAGCCTGCAACCCTGTGTACCACCCCAGCAAAACCTCTCTGTGGATGAGCGTATGGTTGCCACCAAAGCCAAGATTGCCATGAAGCAGTACATCCAAAATAAGGCCAAAATGGGTATAAAGCTTTTTGTTGTTTCTGACAACACAGGCTACACTGTTGACTTCAGCATCTACACAGGGAGGTCCTCTCTGAATAGTGGGAAAGGGCTGTCATTTGATGCTGTGATGTCTTTCATCCACAAAGCCTACCTGGGATCTGGATATCTTATTTACTGTGATAACTTTTACACCAGCCCAGCTCTGTTTCACCGCCTTTATGACACGGGGTTTGGAGCCTGTGGGACTTTTCGGGACACAAGAATTGGCATCCCAAAAACTAAAATTGATGCCCTAACAAAGAAATCTCCACGAGGTTCAATCAGGTGGATCAGAGAGCGAGCTCTAATTTTTATGAActggattaattcagtttctagctgaccctCGAACCAGCCAATTCTGGAAcaagcattttgaaaccatcctATCTCTTTACTTCAGGTCAaaacctctctgcaacgcttggtGATATCAGACAAAAGGGTTCTTCTAAGAGCCAACGAATAGCCttagacgcaaacaagcattccagcttcccgtCATGACCTGGAGATATCTCAAGACTAGATGGGTCGTATTGGAGCTAAGCTATGACTTCCTGATTCCTAGAGGTCCATGTCCATCCTGACCTTGTGACCCCCTGGATCTGAACGGGGGTTTTCATACAAGGGTGCATAGACTTGGCACAGATTGAGTCAgatggtttttataaacaaatctctagcttatcaaaccagacagccaaattgattttacaTCCCAAactccacaaactctctcagatatttaagaaaggttttgctaaaacatctagcttccattccatcatttcacacatcacattaaatcacttcatatccattCCATCATTCATACCTTGTGTAAtgaattaaattacatgttatttaataagccataaggcgtaggattccataggaaatatgaaatcaaccttacggatctgtgaggttgtttaaaccagaagactggaactttttaatgcagggattagataacagcttcatattcactcagagacaacagaagagagagagagtcgtttaaaagttaagaattttattactaacaaattaaactagactgactttaagcactaaatgtatggtgtaactaaggtggatgagacagtgaatgatgacgtgtgatgttgctcagaaccagcaaatccgaagaagcaattagttctgatgggacctGAAGGGGATGTCTTTGCGTTAAGCTTtgtttaggagattcataaacacattcgacgccatttgccggtctacctacccttcgtggaagcccccgttagatcaggaatgtcaaagtccagcttgaccttttctgaaccgcagccggtaggaaaagccgcggttgccgaccagaccagtctgtgagatgCTCCCGGGTCACGACAAATTTAATGGCGTCTGACTAggtctgggtcttgatggttcagcttttattctgaaaggaaccgttgcagcagttggaataacaacaaattttccagcttgtcgttgttgTTTTGGTTGAggaggagagttacggattggccactccgaagctttctctagaacgctttgaaatggcgttagagatgacgtggcatagttttatatgtatgtgtatatatatatatatatatatatatatatatatatatatatatatatatatatatatatatatacatatatatatatatatgtatatatatataaatgtcaggtggggcctttgactcctcccatctcctgggacttcttttgatgatatagatcttcgtctcccctccccctgccacacctggtgtgaggggttgtgccatggtctgcctgagtgtttgtggctcccgggtcagggggtttaagatttttggcatctgcctgatcaatcccggtggctgcctggtggggtcagggtccctgggctctgctgggtccccggcggggatggtcgcccctgggtcccgggtcgctgggtcccgggctcggccggctagggggtgggaggctgcgggtgggcctgtgggcttgccgctgatgtctcccaggactctgccggctgctggttgtggccccccggggcgatcctctgtgcctctcgagggggttgggggactttctggttgcagtctccttggggttcctgtgttctgggacagcgcctggatctctgggacttggagctcccctgtctcctacacatctttagggggcagatctgtggcccctcacactctctattggacactcctatagagaaaccttacataaacaagcgcgtgtacacacacaggtggtcacatggtgctctcataagtataggcttgggcacgttcaacacaggtgttaagactatggtgggcacttaatgcattgtgatttattatcgtgtgattgttcagttaaacaatgttgattttatatttcttcaacaagttgacacagtgatagcttgatcttgttgtattgttgttgtgtcccttttttctttttgctttttttttcttgtctctttctgcaggtctacaaGCAGACTCTTGGtcgttattgtttatttttgtggaccccccacccccttcccccctctctccccaccttttgtcttttcctttctctttcacctctgactctgtgtctggtcggaattacaaagcattcaaaaacaataacaataaagttttaagtatcaggcgtgacattaaaagcagatgctttgatgctccacctgagagtaaatctgtaaggcttgttaccagcattcagacatcaattctgtttgcttcacagcaagACAGGAtacggttaaaaaaataaaaaaataaattaaaaagagatgacgtggcatagttttatacttcggatgttatggtttatggtcAAATGAAAAGTTGAAGAGTTCCcagacaccatcaaaaccacgcctctgtcacatctgtcagattctgattggatcagtgacagtaatgtgtcatgtcttttaacgctacgtgaaatcagtcctgttggaacatttaaagtcatagtacctttatattctataggattataataaagtaattaatattttgatttcacagatcggtcacatcttatttaatgactaacacttggttggattagctttaaaatagagttctttgattaattaaaagaaaagtgtccattcttcgttcttctgttgagctgaaaataagcaggtttgaAGCgagtgcatgagaccttgagaccatacctcatgcagactagtcctgtgtcagaggagggggaaaaacagttatttcattctgttacacttgTCTTGTACAATCATTAGTTTagagaaatagaaataaatacatttttagaaACTATatgcttgactctgtctgaatgaatatgaagagtgtttatggtccctgaataagcaaaagaaaatataatcttctgattatacATTTAAAGAtcagtcagattgatatttcatatttatatggaattatcacatcttgtTGATCATTTGTTACATATGTAGCCAATCTTTAATGCTAATCACACATCCACCCACCCCCGACGTCCCAGACAgaaagtgaaaagtggacatgtcttgGGAAAAGAGGACGTTTGATCACCCTAATTTAATGGCCATCGGTTGATTGATGTAGTGATTGAACTCAGttcggacaaacacacacacacacagtggctgCACACTTCTGGCTTTGGAgacaaatatccatccatccattttctgaacccgcttgtccacgtaggattgcgcggggggctggtgcctatctccagcggtcaatgggcaaccaggcagggtacaccctggacagagagccagtccatcgcagggcaacacagagacacacaggacaaacaatcaagcacacacacacttacaactaagaacaatttagacagaccaattaacctaacatcatgttcttggactgtgggaggaagcgggAGTACctagagagaacccatgcatgcacagggagaacatgcaaactccatgcagaaagatcccaggctgggaagcgaacccaggatctTCTTGCCTCAAGGCAAATATGTTTCTTTTAAATATATAGTTGATAGAATCTTTTGATTTCGTCTTAGGTTTTGGTTTCATCTAAACTCTTCTGAAGGAGCAGCCGTGGTGCATTCAAGCGACACATCTTTTTCTATAGAGGAGAAGCTTCTGACGAGGTTAGGGTTTATGCAGGTTTATGCTGTCTCAAAGGGATGAGCTAATTTCtcccaaaagaaagaaaaatcattAGATTTGAAGACCATGCTGGTTCcatgattaaaatgtttaaatgatgcTTCTAAAGTGAAAAACAGTTTTCCAACTAAAACAATTTCTGTTAAATGCAAGTTTAGTGTAGAGAGCAGCAAAGCTATACCTGCTACCTGTGCTTAGGTGCATCTCTGTTATTCTGCCATGAATGTAACTCTAAGAGGCTAAATATGCTGTAAAAGGAGCAAATGTGTTGTGGGGCGACAAAAggagtttgttttatttgttatgaGTGGAGATAAATGACAAAATTATTTTAGAGTAAACACACTCTTATGAATTGTTTTACTCAGCATTTCAATGACAACAGAACATTAGTTTCAATCCAAGTAAATATTTTACAAGAATATTTAGCTTAAAATTGAGTATTGCCTTTTCTGAAGTGAACAAGTTACTAATGGTAAAAGCTTCAGTCATTCTCTTGAAATATTTATAGCACAGAGGaaagaagaagaaactcaaaaatAAGAGGAAGTTTCATCAATAAAGTATAGAGCTGTTTCATGTGGTTTTAGCTGCAAATGATAAACACTTTTAGCAAAGTTCCTCTTTAGAAGCTGAGCGTTTCTCACATCATCCTCCTTCATCTGTCTTCTGTTAGAGGAGATCACTCAGTACTGAACACTGGGAAGGAGGACTTCCAGAATATTCCATAAACCAGAGGTGGGTTGAAAGAAGCAGCTTTTATTGACTCGGGTTTAATTCATTTTACATTCAGTATAAATGTCCTGACCCTAAAGTCCTGCATCAGCAACAACAAGACCTGTTTAACAGCAGAGGAAACCTGAGTTCTGCTGTTGCTGCTAGTGAGGCTCAGCGTTTCTCCACCTGATGTTTATGAAGGCCACAGTCAGTGATAAaagtaccagctcagtggcctagtggtagagtgtccgccctgggactgggagatcagggtttgattcctggtcaggtcacaccaaagactttaaaaatgggacccaatccctccctgcttgacactcagcattaagggttggattggggggttaaaccaccaaatggttcccaagtgcagctgtgtctgcagctcaccgcccccccaggggatgggtcaactgTGGATAAAAaacttcgcacacacatcagtgtgtgtgacaactaatgggactttacctttaaaatatcagagtaaacagaaaataaacttaagacatcagagtCACCACTGACAGGTTTTTAATATGTACCAAAAAGATACAGTTCCTGTCTTAAAGATACAAAACTAAACATGGCAGCAaatcagccttttttattattatagtcaTGTAAATCGATGCTTCTGCTGCCCAAGTGATAgttttaaagtaaaaataaatgcaaaaatagaaatgcaaaaaataaactACAATAAGGTGAAATCATTCATTTCTATCACgctagaaaaaataaaatagctGGAGCCTCATTAATTAAAGCTCATTTGTGCAGACGTCCTCCTTTAAACTCAGAACAATCTTTACTCATAGCAAACACACGTTAACACTGATAAAACACAGCGTGGACACAGCCACAAGCAGGTCCTGCTTGGCTAACCACCCTTTAttaggtgtttctggatcacatctaattttctgcataaaaCTTGCTGAATTttgcaaaagaaaaaagaaaagttaaTTACAATCAATAGTTCTACAAATGTTGGCCTCACCATTTCTCACACCCATAAAGACACTGTTGCTTTTTAAGAAGCAGAACTCATTTCAACCATCATCACAGAGTTGTCTCGATCCTCTGAGTCTGCAGAACTTTTATCtttttcatctttctttttcCTCCAAGTGAAATAGAGACAGATGCTGAGGAGCAGGAGAACAACCAGGAGAAATCGTAATCCACATATGAGTAAAGGTGAAGGAGGCCCTGTTCAGAGACACAATAACAACAAATCACATAAAAATATATAGAAACATGTTTATGGGGTTTGGAATAATCAAGTCCATGTTGAGACTCAGCTTTTATAATTActgttaaaaatgttttctagcTTAAACACCTTTACAAAAACTCTTTCAGTTTTTACTGAGTTAATAAATCCAGTTCAACCCTTAGCAGCAGAGTCAGCTTTCACTTACTAAAGAACCAAAGGAGATCCTGAGTGTCAGTTTGATTGGAGGACGAGTTAATAGTGGAGGAATAATTTAACTCTGTCTCCTTACCCCCAGTGTGTGTTACTGCTGTAGGGGCTGGTGTTGGTTCTACACACAGAGTGTTATTTTCTCTAAACACCCACTCAGATATGAGAGTCCCATTGGAAGTGCAGTTAATGAAAATGAAGCCTGGGAGCAAATAAAATGATAATTATCAGTCTAAAATAAACCAAGACTCTTCCCCATGATGCTGTGACTCACCACAGGTAGATATGTCCTTTTCTCTGGAGGACTCACTGACTCGGTTCCTGACTGAACAGACCAGACGTCCTGAGATATTTTGTCTCAGAACGATGATGTTAGTCTGACTATTTCCAGAGAAGAGCTCAGAGTCTGTCAGTGTGCGTCCATCCAGAGTCCAGCTGTACTGAGGACTGTCCCCTTCCTCAGAGGAGCAGGACACCTGCATCTGTCCCTGGGACCAACACTCAGAGACCAGCTGGACAGACGACACACCAGCTGTGAGAATCATGGGATGAATGAATGTTATTATAGGAAGATGGTTGCTTTTTAATCTGGTTTACTAAAATAGAAGAAAATGTGCAGATTAGTAGTTTAAGATTTACTTCAAAAGGTCTAAAAAGTTGTTTACCTTCAACAGACAACAGTAGAGTCCTCCATGCTGTTAAACTTGCGTTTGAATCAAGGGCCCCAAGTTTATATTGTCCACTGTCATCCCTGATCAGGTTATTGATCCTAACTGTTCCAGTACTGGGAATAAACGTGACTCTGTTGTCCCTTATGATAGTTTTAGTATTGTTACTTATCCACTGGACTATCTTCGAGCCATTCTTTTTCCAGTATAATCTGGGTATCTCTGCAGCGTTGTCCACCAGCTGGATGTCCACAGCTCCTCCTAAAGCTCCGACACATTGAGCTCCATCCTGTCTGCCGTCACAGAAAGTTTCTACAgctggaaataaaaaaaataataaatatttcaTTCATGAGAAAATGAATCTGTTTGTGATTTAACTTTTACAATGATAGGAAACACACTGGTCACATTTATTTGATACTGAAACTTGATTTTGCTGAAACTAACATTTTTATTAGACCAAATAAACCTTTTATTCATCAGATCAATAAGGATTAAAATACCAGTTAGGGTTCAACAATAGGTTAATAACTTTCTGCTGCTGTTAGTTTCTGATATGATGCTGGAACAATAGCAATGGCATTAATACTACtatgactactactactactactactactactactactactactactactactactactactactactaataataataataataataataataataataatagtagtaggcTTGCCAAactaaaaagaaaatgaaatgcTGTATGTTAACACATTCAGTGACTATAATATCTTGTGACTGAGGCCAGATTTGGAGTAGAGTTCGATCCTGATGtcaaaaacaatattttacaTAAATCAGTTTCCAAATTTAGAGACTGAATAACTATTTGAAAAAATCTTAATGAACGGTAAATGGCCtgctagagttctacaacccccaagacactttacaaaacaccagtcattcatccattca is a window encoding:
- the LOC139072165 gene encoding T-cell surface antigen CD2-like isoform X3, which translates into the protein MEAGLLLLLLMMMMMMGVFQAVETFCDGRQDGAQCVGALGGAVDIQLVDNAAEIPRLYWKKNGSKIVQWISNNTKTIIRDNRVTFIPSTGTVRINNLIRDDSGQYKLGALDSNASLTAWRTLLLSVEAGVSSVQLVSECWSQGQMQVSCSSEEGDSPQYSWTLDGRTLTDSELFSGNSQTNIIVLRQNISGRLVCSVRNRVSESSREKDISTCGPPSPLLICGLRFLLVVLLLLSICLYFTWRKKKDEKDKSSADSEDRDNSVMMVEMSSAS
- the LOC139072165 gene encoding T-cell surface antigen CD2-like isoform X2 → MEAGLLLLLLMMMMMMGVFQAVETFCDGRQDGAQCVGALGGAVDIQLVDNAAEIPRLYWKKNGSKIVQWISNNTKTIIRDNRVTFIPSTGTVRINNLIRDDSGQYKLGALDSNASLTAWRTLLLSVEAGVSSVQLVSECWSQGQMQVSCSSEEGDSPQYSWTLDGRTLTDSELFSGNSQTNIIVLRQNISGRLVCSVRNRVSESSREKDISTCGFIFINCTSNGTLISEWVFRENNTLCVEPTPAPTAVTHTGGPPSPLLICGLRFLLVVLLLLSICLYFTWRKKKDEKDKSSADSEDRDNSVMMVEMSSAS
- the LOC139072165 gene encoding T-cell surface antigen CD2-like isoform X1, with amino-acid sequence MEAGLLLLLLMMMMMMGVFQAVETFCDGRQDGAQCVGALGGAVDIQLVDNAAEIPRLYWKKNGSKIVQWISNNTKTIIRDNRVTFIPSTGTVRINNLIRDDSGQYKLGALDSNASLTAWRTLLLSVEAGVSSVQLVSECWSQGQMQVSCSSEEGDSPQYSWTLDGRTLTDSELFSGNSQTNIIVLRQNISGRLVCSVRNRVSESSREKDISTCGFIFINCTSNGTLISEWVFRENNTLCVEPTPAPTAVTHTGGKETELNYSSTINSSSNQTDTQDLLWFFRPPSPLLICGLRFLLVVLLLLSICLYFTWRKKKDEKDKSSADSEDRDNSVMMVEMSSAS